The Rhodothermus marinus DSM 4252 DNA segment CATTTTCGCAACGTGGCCCGCGCCGACGCCTGGCTCGACGACCGGCGGGATCGCTGGCCCTATCGGCCCGACGATGCGGCCGTCCACCACCTGCTCGAAGAAGGCTGGGCCTGGGTGCTGCACTTCGACCATGGGATCACCAGCGCCGGCCTTTCGCTCCAGGCCGATCGCCTGCCCGCTCGCGATCCCGACACCTGCTGGCGGCACGTGCTCGCCCGCTACCCTTTGCTCCGGGCCCTGTTCGCCCGTGCCACCCCGCTCTATCCACTGCGCATGGTGCCCGAACGGCCGCTGTTTTTTCGAGAACTGGCCGGGCCGGGCTGGGCCATGCTCCCGAGCGGCGCAGGCATCCTCGATCCGCTGCTTTCCACCGGCAACCCGCTGACCTTGCTGGGCGTGTGGCGCCTGGCCGAACTGCTCACCCGATACCGGGCCATGCCGCCCGCCGATGCCCTGCAGAACTATCGGCGGCAAACGCTGCACGAACTCGACCAGACGGCCCGTCTGCTGGGCGCGCTATGGCGCGTGCTGGACCGCCCGAACCGGTTCACGCTGCTTTCCAAGCTGTATTTCGCCGCGGCCAGCTTCCGCGAAACGCGCATCCGGCTCGAAAAAGAAACCGGCATTCCGGGGTTTCTTCTCACCGACCACGCCGGCTTCTGCCGGGTGCAGGATCGGCTGCTGGCGGCCATCGAGCGGGGGCAGGAGCCCGACGATGCCGACGTGCGGGCGGCACTGGAGCCGTTCGACGTGGCCGGTCTCTGTGCGGAACGGGACGGGTTCTACCCGGCACGGGCCGAGGACGTGCTGAACGCCTGCCACAAGATCCCCGCCTCGCCCGAAGAGGTATGGGCCGGTCTGCAGCGAAGCGGATTCCTTTTGGCCGAGCCTGCCTGACACAAAAAAACGGGCACCCGCTCAGGCGCCCGGTTGTGTCCTGAATTACGCTGGTTTCAGTTCACAAACAGTTTGGGTTTGTCCTCCTCGATCACTTCCAGGTCCTGAATGGCAAACCAGCCTTCGTTTTCCTCACCGGCGCTGTTCCGATAGGGCACGTTCGGGTCGCCCGTGGTGATGTCCACCACGTAGGCCAGGTCCTTCTTGATCTCGTTGCCGTTGGCGTCCTTCCCGACCGGCACGTCGGCCGCCACGTCGGCCACGCGGCCTTCGATGCTCCCCAGCAGCCAGCCTTCGCGCGTGTACAGATGCACCCGCACGCGTTTGCCGATCAGATCGTAGCGCATGGCTTATGCTCGGCCCTTTATTTTCAGGTTCGGTGTAACGAAACGCAAAATCCTGCGCTGGAGATTCCGAAAGCGCTGCAACATGGTTGGAAACCCGTCGGCATCTTTCGTAAAATTAAGCAGCTTGCAGGGCCGATGCATCCGGAGTCATTCCCATGGCGGTACGGATTCTGGACATCGACCTGGACTTCTTTCTCAACAAAGTGCAATTCTGGCCCGGTTTCGGGCGACCGGTCGATCCGGCATTGCGGCCCTGGTCGCCCGAAGCGGTACGCGACTTTCTGGAGAACCGCTGCGGCCTGCGGCGCGACCGGCCGCTGCCGGGATTGATCGTGGACGAGCACCACGAGATCTTTTTCGACTGGCGGCGGCGCATTCAGGAGGGGTTGCTGCAACCGCCTTTCGAGGTGGTGCACATCGACGCGCACGCCGACCTGGGCTTCGGGGATGCAAGCGTGCCCTATGTGGTGACCGAACTGCTGAGTCTGCCGCCGGCCAAACGTGCCTTTCCGCGCGTGGGCGGCCGCGAAGGGCTGGGTCCCGGCAACTACCTGCTCTTTGCCATCGCCTGCCGCTGGATCAGTCGCCTGACCTACGTCTATCATCCGGGGCGCTATCCGGACCTGCCCGAACGCATCGTGCAGCTGGACGCCCGCGGCGAGGGCTGCGTTCAGCTTCCCTGGTATGGCCCGCGTCCCCCCGAAGCGTTACAGCAGCGCTGGCCAGACGAACCGCTGGCCTGGGAGCCGTCGGTACCCTACCGCGAAGTGCCCGGCCCGACCTATCGCAACACCGAAGGCCCCTTCGACCTGCTCTACATCGCCCGCTCGCCCGCCTACACCCCCGCCGAAGCCGATCGGTTGCTGGAAATCTTCAGCGCGTATCTCCAAAGCCCCACCGTCTGCGCCTCCGTGCTATCAGGTCGGGCAGCCTGACCCGGCTTCAGGTCAATGGATGCAGATACTGCGAGAGAAACCGGAGCGCACGTCCCATCTGCGTCTCAACGGTTTTTACCGAGATCCCCATCACCTCTGCGATCTCCCGGTACGACAGCCCGTGATAGCGACTCAGTAGAAAAATGGTGCGTCGTGTCTCCGGTAGCTGCGCCAGGGCCCGTTCAATGGCCGCTGTCAGTTCTGCGGCCTGAACGGCCTGTTCCGGCGAAGGACTCCAACGTGCAGCCTGCTCATGGAATTGTTCCAACCGGCGGCGTTTCATTTTCTGATGGGCCAGGTAATTCAAGGCCGCATTGCGAACGGATCGATAAAGATACAGGCGCGCCCGCTCGGTGTCGTCCCAGTCGATCTCTCGTTCCCAGGCCCGCACAAAAGCGCCCTGTACCAGATCTTCCACCTCATCCGGATCCTGCAGAAATCGTTGCGCAAAATCACACAGTTCGGCATAGTACTGCAAGAAAAACTGGCGAAAGAAACGATAGCGGCTATGTGCAGGCTCCAGCGGCATACACGTCGCGCTCAACCCGTTTCGTTACAACAAGGTCCAGGCACCTTTCCCCGACCTCCGGAAAGCATTGCTACATGGTTATGTGTTTGCCGGATAGCCTTCACAGGATCGTCTCGTCTTTTTGCCAGATCGTCTTGTTCGTAATTAGCGGGCGCGCCCAGAAGCTCACGCTCAGGATGTAGCCGAACGTCAGGTACAGGAAGCACAGCCCACCCCGCAAGCCCAGCAGGTCGCCCAGCGTCCCGATGATCAGAGGCACGATGGCGCCTCCGGCAATGCCCGTCACCAGAATGCCCGAAAACGCCCCGTGGTGCGCCTCCACCGAGTTCAGCGCCAGCGAAAACACCACCGGCCACATCACCGACGCAAATAGCCCGATCAGCGGAAACGCCCAGCGGGCCACCGGACCCGGACCAAAGAGCGCGGCCGTCAGGCAAACCAGCGCCGCC contains these protein-coding regions:
- a CDS encoding UPF0489 family protein; this encodes MAVRILDIDLDFFLNKVQFWPGFGRPVDPALRPWSPEAVRDFLENRCGLRRDRPLPGLIVDEHHEIFFDWRRRIQEGLLQPPFEVVHIDAHADLGFGDASVPYVVTELLSLPPAKRAFPRVGGREGLGPGNYLLFAIACRWISRLTYVYHPGRYPDLPERIVQLDARGEGCVQLPWYGPRPPEALQQRWPDEPLAWEPSVPYREVPGPTYRNTEGPFDLLYIARSPAYTPAEADRLLEIFSAYLQSPTVCASVLSGRAA
- a CDS encoding RNA polymerase sigma-70 factor, with amino-acid sequence MPLEPAHSRYRFFRQFFLQYYAELCDFAQRFLQDPDEVEDLVQGAFVRAWEREIDWDDTERARLYLYRSVRNAALNYLAHQKMKRRRLEQFHEQAARWSPSPEQAVQAAELTAAIERALAQLPETRRTIFLLSRYHGLSYREIAEVMGISVKTVETQMGRALRFLSQYLHPLT
- a CDS encoding NAD(P)/FAD-dependent oxidoreductase, giving the protein MNDRCDVAILGAGFGGALLALLLRRRGLSVTLIEKGRPRFAIGESSTPLANLYLEQIARAFDLPELLPLTKYGRWKATHPELPVGKKRGFTFFWHRPGRTWTPQLDDYPAYLLVAASPHDAIADTHWYRPAFDAYLTALALRAGVRYLEPAVPVAAEVEASGARLRLETPGGPYTLDARFVVDATGPAAWLVRHLGHRPEPHPYLPERVAIFAHFRNVARADAWLDDRRDRWPYRPDDAAVHHLLEEGWAWVLHFDHGITSAGLSLQADRLPARDPDTCWRHVLARYPLLRALFARATPLYPLRMVPERPLFFRELAGPGWAMLPSGAGILDPLLSTGNPLTLLGVWRLAELLTRYRAMPPADALQNYRRQTLHELDQTARLLGALWRVLDRPNRFTLLSKLYFAAASFRETRIRLEKETGIPGFLLTDHAGFCRVQDRLLAAIERGQEPDDADVRAALEPFDVAGLCAERDGFYPARAEDVLNACHKIPASPEEVWAGLQRSGFLLAEPA